A region of the Sminthopsis crassicaudata isolate SCR6 chromosome 6, ASM4859323v1, whole genome shotgun sequence genome:
CCCAACTAAtggaaaatcaaaacaatgtgacagagtttgttttgtttggacTGTTTGAAAGTCGGGAGATGCAGCGTGCTTGCTTTGTGGTGTTCTCTATCATTCATGTGCTTACAGTTTTTGGAAACTTACTTGTGGTGATCACCATAAATGCCAGCAAAACCCTCACTGCCCCAATGTATTTCTTCCTCAGCCACTTATCCTTTGCAGACATGTGTTATCCATCAGCCACTACTCCAAAGATGATTGCTGACACTTTTGTAGAGAGAAAGACCATCTCATTCAATGGCTGCATGACTCAATTATTTTCTGCCCATTTCTTTGGTGGAACAGAGATCTTCCTCCTCACTGCTATGGCTTATGACTGCTATGTGGCCATCTGTAGACCTTTGCACTATACAACCATTATAGATCGGCGGAAATGTGGCCTACTGGCTGGGGCTTCCTGAGTCACTGGCTTCCTTCACTCTATTCTGCAAACCCTCCTCACTGTTCAATTGCCCTTCTGTGGACCAAACGAGATTGACAATTTCTTCTGTGATGTCCATCCCCTGCTGAAACTTGCTTGTGCTGATACCTATATGGTGGGACTAATTGTTGTAGCCAACAGTGGTATGATCTCACTTGTATCCTTCATCCTTATAATCTCATATATTGTAATCCTCTTGAATCTGAGGAGTCAATCATCAGAGGGGAGGCGCAAGGCTCTCTCCACCTGTGCTTCCCACATTATCACGGTTCTCCTGGTTCTTGTGCCTCCTATGTTTATGTACATCCGCCCCTCAACCACACTGGCAGTTGATAAACTTGTTATCTTGTTCAATATTGTGATGCCCCCATTGCTCAACCCACTGATATACACCCTGagaaataatgaagtaaaaaatgcCATGAGGAAACTATGGATTATAAAAAAGATATCTGAAAAGAAATGAACTGATATTTGACTTACTCAATTGTAGCCATGTCCAGAAATGAGTGACAGTGAATGTTTCCTTATGTGGGTTATTGGAATCTCTATTTTTGCCTATTTCTGATCTGTTATTTCTACTTAAGTGAAAGAATTTGTGCTGGTGATCATAGTCCCTTATATTAAGATTATGTTTAATACCTTTAGAAGCATTTTGGAAATCTATTCATCTCTTTCTCATAAGATAAGGAATTAAAATTCATGAAGAAGTGAACATCTAGATTAAATGAATTCCTTAATTTTAGCAgagtaattaaaagagataaaattaaaacttgtGTCCcgtattcttttttaattctttctgtgtgtgtgtctctgtctctctctctctttctgtgtgtgtatgtgtgtgtgtgtgtctgtcttgtgtgtctgtctctgtctctctctctcacaaataCACACTTCACAAGACAATATATAACTAATTATAACTAATCCATAATATAATTGCTCTAGCAATGCTGGACTTGAAGGGAGCTAATTTGTTTGAGAAACTTTTTTTGCTCTTTGAGAAATATTGTGTCTGCATTGTATATCAGGACTTCTTTTAATTACTTTGGTATATTTctcaaaatcttccatttattttcaagacaattgggattaagtgatttacccaggatattacagctagtaagaatcaagggtctgagaccaaatttgaactcagtttctctggACTCTAGAGCTGATGCTTTATTGATACACACTTTGTtgaccattctatttttttttttttttttgctgcaacTTTGAGACAGAGTAATAATTAGAATTCCAagtttgaagttaggaagacttccTTTGgaatgtggtctcagatattttctaATTGTATATCAGAAGATGATTTTTGTAAGGTGTCtcggtctcaatttcttcaactacaaaatagaaataataaaacaatttaaatcgCAGGACTGTTTTAAGgattaaaagaaaacatgttcTGTATTTATTCTAGCTATTAATATTGTttgctattgctattatttttgcttcactctctttccccttttctttctcttctcttctttctctgtctttgcttTTATACCTATGTTGCCACATTGTGAATTCATAGGCATGATCAAGTTTACATGGGTTGGAGTTAAGAAAGAAGACGTCCATTCTTCATCTTCTCACTTCAAAATCAAAGAATTACACATGAAAAGTTTTGACTCCTATCTTTAGTAGGAGCCATTGTACATGTagacaagaaaatgaaaactagaaAAGGTAATCTAATCCAAATTtgatagaagaagaaactaaagatcaaataggaaaaaaatatcttactctgtgtgaaaaaaataatagaattcagATTTGAATCTAAATCTATATACTTCAAGATGAACAAGCTAGGTTCACTATATTGTAGTGATGACAACATACCATGTGGTACTATATATAGTACTTTACATGTTGCTGACTTTTGTATGTGTCAGTCACcagatatttatttagcacctattaAGTGAAAGACACTCCTCTGTGTTTTCCTCcacttccaatttttccttcatgTATCTCATTTACAGGTAGCTTTTTCtgtatattgtctcccccattagactccTTAAAACATGGATGATTACCCCTATCaacctttctttctattctttttacttAGAACAATTCTTGGTACATAGTGCCAAGTGAATCTTACTTGCATTAGTGATGTTAGAATATTTGTGGTCAATAAGCTAAAATTCTCCTAGTGGGAGTCAGTATGTTGAGCAGTGGTGGCCAATTGGGAAAATAGAATCCtcagtgatggtgatggtgaaaAAAATGTTGTTGACTGTCACACTATTTTTGTAGGAATGGAAATATTATTCATTGTTattgagaaggagggaaaagatggATTCGCCAGCACAATGCAAATGGAGAGATGTTCTCAGTGTAAAGATCTTACTACTGAGATAGTAAATGGCTGGATGGAATGAAACAAGTGGATCTGGGTTGGGAAGGAGAAGTCTGTGGTTGACTAGGATTAAGGCTCTCCTCACAAGATAAGCATTCACTCAACTCCCTCCCCTTCATCTTTATGTTTCTACCccctaaaacattatttttgatTCGTGAGAAACTTAAAACTCCATTAAATTCATATCTGGTAAAACAATATGAgccttattttctttgttttgataattatactattttcaacttttatttttcatttatcaaataaaaatattgcataacatagtacaattaaaaatatttctcatgaaactgcaaattcatTATGCACAACtcatattcttttcaaatatataaccaaaattattgtgtatatatttattttccctctaGAAATGATtgccattagatacaaataggtatatacctataaaattattctatgaatattttcatttgtcaGTTTTTTATTCTggatataaataaaacttttttttaaaatatgtcccTTATTGTTAGTTTGGGTATTtataacaattaaaataatattcattctgctgaataacaaatatatattttgggaTAGAACAGTTATGAGAGAAGAAACATAGGCTTGGATACTTTTCAATGGTGTTCACAGAATATTgcagtgtgctttctagagcccccaaattggagTGCCAAAATATATCatccggactagctctctggaggatcttgggaccagccttggtcttagtgaaggagtgaaggaggcaggagactcaGGAGGATGGCCAAAGTTGGAGTCCTTATTTCAAGTcatctcagcccttaaatacttagtatgattacatcattacagcacactaaccATGTGCCAACTAGACAACCAACCgttatatcatcacatcacaatgaacaagtgctaactataagcactctgctattgatatgtaaatgcatcTCTTTACTGttagtatcccttgcttcaagtagaacacaggtagtcacaccctccttgacttctcaggaagggtgagaacaCCAAAAGGAGGTGGGGAGCCAAATCAGACATCATCAACAGGttctctctgggctgaagggtcttataacttacccagagttccctcactatctgcagccctctacagAATATTATATTTGTAATCAAAAAAgtccaagttcaaattttgcctcaaatatttactagtccTTTAATCCTGTCTaagcctctttttcctcatccataaatggGGATTACAAGTACTATAATTCTTATATAGGTTATTGGAAGATTCAAATTAGATgacatatataaagtgctttataaacttcaAATTGCATTGCAAGCATAAATTTTTGTTATAGTgagtttattttaatacatattactttatgaattatgttgggagagaaaaatcagagcaaatgaaaaaaaaaaaaacatgggagagattaaaagaacagaaaaaaaaataatgtatcatgtgttgatttatattcagtttccttagttcttttttctggatacagatgtcattttctatctaaagtctattgggattgcttcagatcactgaattgttgagaaaaaacttttcatagatgatcatcacacattattgctcttattgtgtacaatgtattcctgggtttttcttgtttcactcagaatcagttcatgtaaattttccaaGACTttttataatcagcttgttcagcacattttatttaacaataatattccattacctgcATGTATAACAACTTATTCtaccattcaccaattgatgggcatccatatcttttccaattctttgctaccacaaaaagagcatcGATTATTTTAATCATAATAACTTtgtatgataattattattaacaatactTTGATTGATACCTGCTATCTAGCATTAGAGATCAAattaattcatttcttcattcaattATTCAACATTTAGTAAATACTCACTATGTGCATCTCCTTGTATTAAGAGAGATATACAATATAAGTAGAGTTTAGTTGTAGTTTCTGCCCACAAATTAGTAGAGAGAACAACATACCCACAAATAATCATAATGAGAAATACTGTATGATAAATGTATTTGATAGAGAAATGACAGAATAATGTATAGAAGGCTCAGTTATAATAACTAAGATGATCGAACCATGTAGACATTGATTTGATTTTGGAGATCTTTGACCTCATttagttcaatttcctcatttaaagatgagaaaacaactCCAGAGAGATTACTGATTTGTCTATTAAcatacaaaataagtaaaaatggcATTTGAACATTGGTAATTTGCCTCCAAACATTATCTTTAATGCCtttatattatcatttatataacaGATAAAGTGATTCATCTCCATATATCTCCAAAACTTATTATGTCTCATTTACAAAACAGATAGAGAACATGATTTACTCAGGTGAAGAGAGAGTCTACACTTGCAGATACCCAAACTGGTAAAATATCAAAGCCATATTTTAGTGTAAATgcattggaaaagaaaaacaaagcactaTATGATATTCCAATAAAAAGACCAGCCATTCAGGTTAACTGACTTTAGTCTCACAAGTATAAGTCCTCTACAACAGtgcagataaaatgaaaaattatacatatatatagatatataattttaatggcAAATAAAAACAGGTTCACTAGCCCATATATAAGGATCTCTGTGAACAGCATAGTGATTTAGAAAGTTCTTCACTGATATTCTACAATTATGTTTAAAATCTAGTTCAGTGCATTAAGTAAAGGCTGAGAAATTTGATAGGAATATCAGTGACCATTATTAAAGACTATTCCaaatatgtaaacacatatacatatattcatatatgtacatgggtacatatatgtaagcatatgtatgcatgtatgtatatgtgtgtatgttcgCTATGTCCAATAATTGGTCATTCTTCCTTATTTGAGGATCTCCAATGAATCAATTAACAATGTCTCTAATGAACAAATTAATGGGTTACTTCCTATGACAATCTAGTCTCCTTTGGGAACCATCtaattgtaaatattttctctttatggCGATCCTAAATTTATCACATAAAATTTTAccaattgtctttatttttataatttagatCCATGGTTATGCAGTCTAATATACCTCtcatatgaaaacattttaagttttgaaaaacTAGTATCATGTCTCCCTTGGACTGTTTATTCAACAGGAAAGGAATcgataactttatttttatctttcattacCAGTGTTGGAATACATAACTGTTCATCAAGCACTGGCAGATGGATATTTCAACATATTCATATGAAATTTCAGATCATAACATCATCATCACTAtcctcattatcatcattttcattCACAATGTTGACCTTGTCCAGAATCCAACTGTTGATGGACTTATTCAATGTTGGATGTTCTATCTCATGTCTAGTGTCCTGATTCTTGATTACATTTTCCTATTATATTTAAGACAAGTGATGAAGAAGATACTGataatgtaaattaaactttaaagcatatatatgttttttctcACATagccatttgttaaatatttatcatcatAGTCTAACCTATATTCTTTTAgtaattttattctgaattaaAGATTAATTTATGGAATTACTACTTGTGACTAAGTAAATAGAATTATAAGGGGATCCCTTTGGGTCAAGGGGGGGGTCAGACACCCGTGATTGTCTAGATATCCATTAGAAAAGACCACAAGTATTTTCATGCTCATGGCAGTGAGCATGAGATAATGATTCAATTACATAACAATAAGGCACAGAGAGAATGGAAGCATATAGCACAGGGATAttgagacagagatagatgggATGAAGATAGGGATGGGATGATGGAAGGATATGGGTAATATTAGGATGAGAATGAGAAGTTGCAGGAGAACACAGAGTCACTTATATAATCATGGATTAGATTTGGGACTACTTGGGAAGTATAAGACCAAACTTCATAATTGTTTAAGCTCATCCATTCTTCCATATACCCTCCAGTTTTACTGAGATATTGAGCATGTGAAAATAAACAATtagtctttttctgtctttctgtctctctctaattgtggctatctctttttgtctttctttttttctgtctctattttaaagtgaaataatttaccaagttttagattttttttaaattaagctgAAGTTGAAGCCAAGATGATGAAAGTAAAAGTATAATCTTGTGCAAGACCTCTTAAATTCCTCTCAAAACAAGCTTAAAAgaatatctgaaaaatgaattctGCAatggcagaaccaacaaaaggatGAGGAGAAGCAATTTTCCAACTAAAGACAATCTAAAAagtcaacagaaaaggtctgtctcactggaATAAGAGTATAGTCTATTTCAATTTGTATCCCAATAAGCCAGTAGTCACTGGTGGGTTGGAGGGGAAAAGAACTTGAGTTGGCAATAGCATCTTCTAGATTTCTGAGCTTAAAGATTGTAAAGGGATTAGACAACTGGACAGAAGACAATATAGAATCCTTTGCTGTTACTGGCTGCAGGATTTTGATGCTTTCACTATACATTGCTCCAGGTTTCAGGCTCAAATTGAGGAGGAGCATTAGCACATTAGAGCTTGTGTTTACAGGAAAGAAGAGATCCTTGTCATAGATCtggggtaaaaaaacaaaaacaaaaaaacaaaaaacaaaaaacaaaaaaaccaaaaacaacaacaacaaaaaaacatcaTTTGATGACTCACAAGCCAGAGTGTAGACCAGGAGAGCAATAATTGCAACTCTCCTTACATCATATCACCtcagaagaactgaaaatttacagaCTCTCCAAAACTATCTCTGGAAACAGCAGCATGTAAAacttgaagcttgggacagtggtCCCTTAAACCTGGAAGCAGAAACCAATtttagcaaaaaattaaaattgaagaaataggatgagaaaataagcaagcaacaaaaagaaAGTTTGACCAAATAAAGTTATGATAGCAACAggaaagaccaaaacacaaacttacAAGTAGACAACAAATTCAAATGTGCTACATACGAAATCTCAAAAAATGTAAATTGGTTTCAATTCcaaaaaagaattccaaaataagaactcaaaaaggatttcaaaacttaaataaaaagatcaaagcaaaactggaaaatatatgAGAATGATTCAAGGATATTTAATAATTCAGTAAAGAggttgaagaaaataacacctttaaAAAACAATACGGTTCAAATGGCAAAAGAGgcactaaaataaaaacaaaacaaataaacagcaacaaaaactgatgagaagaaaaccttaaaaagcagaattggaaaAATTGGAGGTaaacataaaaattcattaaataaaataattatttaaaaattagcattTGGCAAGTggattctatttacttcattagacatcaataaataataaaagaaaatcaatcagaatgaaaatatagaagaaaatatgaaatatttcatttgaaaaataactaaTTCACAAAATAACTTTAAGAGAGTTTGTTTTGGAATTTTTaattacttgaaagccatgattaaaagaAATAGCTTAGCCGTCATCTTTCAAAGATTTATCACAGAAAATAGAAGTAGAAGCATTATCATCTGATTTATTATCATTGTAATCATAAGATCTTTCCATCTGATTTGCAGTTAAAAGTTTTCATATGCCTTATCTTCCTCCTTATAATGTGAGATTCTTTAGATCAGACTACCCGcttttctattttcatctctGACATAGGGCAGTACTTTGTATAAaattaatgattaataaatatttttttatttattgaattatgaAGTATATAGAAAAGTGTATAGAAGGAGGACTGACAAGTAGAATGGAAAGTcaaactccatttatttcataATGTTATTTGGGACTAGTCTCATTATCTTGGACTTTaacaggatcataggatttataATGGGAATGGATATTAGTTGAGCACTTTTACAGCactttaattttatagaaaagaaaagtgaggctgagaggttaaatgagcCCATTCAGTATCACACATGGAAAATAAGAAGATATTTGATCTCCAGAATTTTAAATTTCCAAACAGGTActcctttcaaaatattttgttgtcCATGTATGAATATTGTTTCATACATCAATTCATAattcatcaagctttaaaaaaatatcccTGAAACATTTTCCAGTATCTCCCAAATACCACCTCCAAGGAAGGTAGGTGGCATTGTacatagaatgccaggcctaatgtcaggaagactgagttcaaatatgacctcagacatgtaataactatgtaaccctgggcaagatatttaatttatgttgtgcctcagttcttcatctataaaatgagcgaGACAAGAAAATTTCGATTTCCTTCTGGTATCTTTctccagaaaaccccaaatgaggtcacgaaGAGTAAGACACAATTGAAGTAAAtggacaacaataataataaacaatcttCCAGCATGGCATAAAGCCTAAAAAGGGGGTCAGCAAACTCATCAATTGGTCAACAGATTCTTATCTGGTATCTGAATAAAGAAAATTTCTCAATCAAAAGTATATAAGTATAATTGCTCGTTACTTGGATtcagatttttattgtttttgttgttttgaattTGCAATTGAGGggtgacttttttaaaaaatgattttaaattaataatcatatttactgtatcacaaagaaatcacaaaaaaggacccacatgtgtaaaaatgtttgtagcagcccattttgtagaggcaagaaactggaaactgagtggatgcccatcagttggagaatggctgaataatttatagtatatggatgttatggaatattattgttcaataagaaatgatgagcaggcttatttcagaaaagcctgaaaatacTTATATAAACTAAAGCTAGgtgaagcaagtagaaccaagagagcactgtacacagcaacaacaatattatatgatgatcaattgtgatggacatggatcttttcaacaggGAGATGactcaagccaattccaatagacttttgaaggagaaagccatttgcatccagaaagaggactatgaggattgagtgtgaatcacaacatggtattttcactctttttattgttgtttgcttgtattttgttttctttctcattttttcctttttgatctgatttttcttgtaaagcatgatatttgtagaaatatatatagaagaatttacagatgtttaacatatattggattatctaTTGGCTAAGgcagagggtggggagaaggtggggagaaaaaaatggaacacaagattttgcctgggtaaatattgaaaactacacagatatttgaaaataaaaagctaaaaaataataattcattttctcttcaatCCACCTCTACTCAGTATACTCAGTGTAAAACATGcatggtacacacacacacacacacacacacacacacacacacatacacacatctgatatatacctatataaatataatatatatacctatataaatataatcaatcTAAAAATATATGTAGTTATAAAATTTGAGAACATTATACAATGTATATAGCAGTGATATATAttgtttaatacattttttaaaatatactattgatatttaatatattactaAATCATAAaattgttatatgtatataatttactctctttctatctctctctatatatacctatatatgtatgtgtatatatatatatatatgtatatacatatacaactatatagtcaataaaaatgatatataaatctGTTTCTATGTCATTGGGTAATAGTAGTTTTTTggtgtgtatatattattatcattattaaactaatattattttataatttacatcATACATATTCAAGACACCCAAATATAAAACTAtactaaatattatattattaaatacatatttgatATACATATGCATAGTCACTTCAAAGAAATCACACCTCATTTTGCACATAGAATCAATCAACAATTTTAAATTAAGAGTCTATCATTTGCAAGAAAGAGATATTTATACAAGAACTATTTATTTAACTTACAAAGTATGATTTATTAAATCTAGGTTTAGACCATagttaactattatttttactaaaTATTCCCAAATGAAGAAAGTTTCTCTCCAGAGACTAGACTACAATGCCCAGGCATTTGGGGAAGTTACTTTATAttaaggaacatttttttttttgagatgagaAAAACAGTGTTTTCCCAAGACTTAATTGATTGATATACTTAGAAACTCATGATGAGAAAGTTCTCATTATAGAGGCTCCATTCATTTGGagaccttccttttttcttctttcctttctttcctttttttcttattcactgAATCTAAAGGTTAGTATATAACCAAAGAAAACCCAGTGTAGATGCTGATAATGCTGAAGCATTTGTCTGAAATGactgttaattttattattttgtttcctaCACATGTGGCTGAAAAGAGATTTTTCATCCATTTAAAGGACATGGGGGAAACTAGGCTGTGGCTATCAACTCTGTTGAATAGAATGGATAATGAATTTTCAGGTTTGATCAAGAAATGTTATTTAATAATCACTCAAGAATTGTAAAAGTCACAGCTTATGAAAATGTGTTTGGTGATCATGATGGGGGGCAATTACTACAAGAGTgtgtttttaaaagtgaaattcaggatatttataaatttacttataaaatatttttatacatttataaaactTATCTCCTAATGTCTTTTATGGTGGCTATGGATGTGTCTGGAAATTAACACAAaacacaatatatttttatttttccagatttcaaGACTTTCTTATAGAAGAAACTCAAAGGAACAAGTGACACATTTCATAAGATCTAATGCAGAAAAAGTAAGTTTTTCTTTGTGGTTGATCCCTCTCCTCTTTGCAAAaccaaatggatttttttttaatattgttttattgttatggaaaacttataataaatatcaatttgccatctctttctctaaaattattctctaaaattctctaaattctctaaaatatatttatattatatttgttaagtggagtggtagtagtagtagtagtagtagtagtagtagtagtagtagtagcagcagcagcagcagtaaatGTTCTCTAAGCAGGAGAGCcttaaaataatatgcaaattttattataaaatttctttaaagaaacggatgtgaaaaataaattgacaatTTCATATAGATTTCTCTTTATGTGTTACATGAATATAGAAATGCTCTTATTTTTGGTGCTTAAGTAcacagttttattatttttgtaaaaaacaaaataatacatacacacattctctccaTGTCTATATGTGGCAATTGATAGTTCTGGACTGGATTTAAAACAGTTACATCATTTGTATTTGTTGTAGTTGAAAACCCAAAGATCACTAATCATATATCAACTAAATCTATAAATAGAAAGGaattctagaaatataaaatatcccaGTACCATTATGGCTTATCTCTCACTTAAGATTATAAAGCAAAGGCTAAATGAATATTTACTGAATAGAAAAGTTCCCTTTGCAGTACAGGTTAAATAAGATGATTCCTTagttcctttcccatttttaaatgTTGATATTCATGATCCATTTATAGTTTGGTTTAAATGAGCTGTAAGATTCATTCCAACTCAGCTGCTATGTGAAAGCTTGTTCATGTCTGTTTATACTTCtaatatcaaatattaaatcaTATTCAGTGGTTGATTTCCTAACCACAAT
Encoded here:
- the LOC141548020 gene encoding LOW QUALITY PROTEIN: olfactory receptor 4S1-like (The sequence of the model RefSeq protein was modified relative to this genomic sequence to represent the inferred CDS: substituted 1 base at 1 genomic stop codon); amino-acid sequence: MSSQLMENQNNVTEFVLFGLFESREMQRACFVVFSIIHVLTVFGNLLVVITINASKTLTAPMYFFLSHLSFADMCYPSATTPKMIADTFVERKTISFNGCMTQLFSAHFFGGTEIFLLTAMAYDCYVAICRPLHYTTIIDRRKCGLLAGASXVTGFLHSILQTLLTVQLPFCGPNEIDNFFCDVHPLLKLACADTYMVGLIVVANSGMISLVSFILIISYIVILLNLRSQSSEGRRKALSTCASHIITVLLVLVPPMFMYIRPSTTLAVDKLVILFNIVMPPLLNPLIYTLRNNEVKNAMRKLWIIKKISEKK